The sequence AGACCCGGGGGCGCTTGTCGGGATGCAGTGTGACTCGCAAGTACGCGGGACGTCAGCACGAAGAACCCAGTCGAACTCAATGAGAACACATCCGGAAGATGAATTTATCGCGTGGGCCGAGCGTTCTGGGTTCCAGATCGACGCTCGTTATCCGCGGTCGGCCGTGCTGACGTTTCGTCCTGACTCCGAGCACGATCGGTTTTGGGAAGTGCCGATCCGCCCTGAACGGCGGCCGTACTTCATCGCCTCGTTGCTTGAATGCATGGGCGACTGGCAGGCTTGCTACGCGTGGAGACACCTCGGAAGCTGGCCGCAGTCTGCCGTCCCCGAACGAATCAACGACGTCGTCGAACTTCGAATCCTACATGGACTCGGATTGCCGCTAGGCACAAATGCGGTTGTTGAGTATCCGCGAGACGAATACAACAGCCTCCTGACGTTGCTGTTTAGCACGACGATCTTCGGTTGGTCTGTCGGCGAAGACCTGTACGTTGTGCCGGATCACGGCAAACATCTACTGCAGATGGATCACCACGGCGTAATTCACGTCAGCTTCAGAACCGAGGACAGCCTCAACGTCTGCGTCGAGGAGATGGAGCGACGAGGGTTCCCGCTCCCTGATGAAGTCCCGGACGCGACGTTCAAGCAACCAGAGTGGATGAAGAGGGGCGGCGAGTAGCGTTACGAAGAGGCTCGGCGCTACGAGGCTGCCCGAAGGCCCGCGATCAGCCGCAACCAGCCGACGAGCTGGTTCCAACTGGCACCCGTTTGGTCCACCAATCTTTTTTCAGCATCCGAAATCGGATTCAAGTAGTTCAAGATCGGCAGGGTTGTGCCGGTTCCACGGAGCGTTGTTCCGTCGAAGCGAATCCCGTCCGGAAAGAACGGCTGTTGCAACCGCTGCTTTTGATCCCCAATGTTGGAACGAAGCGAACAAAACGCATGGAGTGCGAGTCTAGGCACTCTTTAGCGGTCGTCGACCCCGTCGCCGGCGATCATTTGCCGAGAATATTTGATCATGGTCAACCGGACAAGATGACAGGCAGCCACCGCGACCCTCCTGGCTTGCCCGAAGCCGATTGCCATTTGTCGCGATCCGTCACGCAGTTCGCATCGTCGCGGACCGTACGGAGCGGGACCCGGGCGCATCGATTGAAGGCCTCGACGTTTCTTGGCAGCGCTCAGCCGATGGGTGGCAGGAGATAGCGGAGAGGCTAGACGTTCTCGCAAGGCGACAGCCGGACATCAATACCTAGACGCGGCCGACGACGAGGTGACTGTAGAGGCATCCCTCGGCGAGTACGGCGACGCCTGGTAGGCAGAGAACGGGTCATCAGCGCAACGCGCAAGGTCAAGGATTGTGAACAGGCCGGGCGCTACCGCACCGGTGAACCAAACCCGCGCGAGCGCGTAGAGATCCAGCTAAGGGAAACCGATGTTCGATCTGATGCGCGATCTGCGCTACGCTGCCCGCCGCCTGACCCGCACCCCGGTCTTCACACTGGTCACCCTGCTCATGCTGGCACTGGGGATCGGGGCCAACACCGCCATCTTCAGCGTCGTCAACACCGTTCTCCTCGAGCCGCTGCCCTACCCCGAGCCCGACCGCCTGGTCGGCCTCTGGCAGACCGCACCCGGGGTCAATATCGACAGCCTGAACGCGTCGATCGCCGACTACCTCACCTACCGGGAAGAATCAAAGACGCTGGCCGACGTCGCCATCTGGAACCGCAACGCCTACACGGTGACCGGCGTCGCCGAACCGGAGCGGGTGGACGCGATCATGGCCACCCATCAGCTCCTCCCCATGCTGGGGGTCCAACCGATCCTCGGCCGCGCGTTCACCGAGCGCGACGACCAGGAGGGCAGTCCCCCGGTGGTCATGCTCGGCTACGGCTACTGGCAGCGGCGGTTCGGCGGCGATCCGGGCGCCGTCGGGCGTCGGCTCACGCTCGATGGCACGCCGCTCGAGATCATCGGCGTCCTGCCGCAGCACTTCTGGCTCATGGATGCGCGCCACGATCTCGTGGTGCCGGTGCGCATCGACCGCGCCAAGGTCCACCTCGCGGGCTACAACTTCCAGGGCATCGGCCGGCTGCGTCCCGGCGTCACCCTTGACGCCTTGAACGCCGACATCGCCAGGATGATCCGCGTCGCGTTCGCCAAGTTCCCGCCGCCGCCGGGCATGAGTCTGAAGATGCTGGAAGACGCGCGGCTCGGCCCTAACGCCCGCCCGCTGATCGACGATCTGGTCGGCGACCTCGGGAAGACCCTCTGGGTGCTCATGGCGACGATCGGGATCGTCCTGCTGATCGCCTGCGCCAACGTCGCCAATCTGATGCTCGTCCGGACGGAGGGGCGGGCTCAGGAGCTTGCCGTCCGCGCCGCCATCGGCGCCGGGCGCGGCCGCCTGGCCCGGGAAATGCTGGTCGAGAGCCTGCTCCTCGCCGTCCTCGGCGGCGCCGCCGGCCTGGCATTGGCCGCCGGCGCGATCAAGCTGGTGCTGAGCCTCTCGCCGGCCCGGATGCCGCGCTTCGATCTGATCGCGATCGGTGGCACCTCGGTGCTCTTCACGGTGGTCCTCTCCGTCATCGCCGGCCTCGCCTTCGGAGCGATTCCAGTGCTCAAGCGCGGTCGCATCGGTCTGGCCGAAGCGCTGCGCTCGGGCGGCCGCAACGCGAGCGCAGGCCGCGACCGCAACATCACCCGCAACACCCTCACCATCATCCAGGTGGCCCTGGCTCTCGTGCTCCTCATTGGCTCGGGCCTGATGATCCGCACCTTCCAGTCGATGCGCCGAGTTCAGCCGGGGTTCAGCAATTTCGGCACGCTGCAGACGCTGCGTATCACCATTCCCGACGCCGCCGCTCCGGGCGACGCCAAGCTGCTGATCCTGCAGCAGACCCTGATCGATCGTCTGGCCGCCCTCCCGGGCACATCCGGGGTGGGCATGATCAACGGGCTGCCGATGACCGGTTTCATGTCGCAGGACCCGATCTTCGCCAGCGACCACGCCTACACCGCCAGCGCCATCCCGCCGCTGCGCCGCTTCATCCGGACGGCCCCTGGCACGTTCCAAGTGATGGGCACACCGCTCGCCGCCGGGCGCGAATTCGACTGGACCGACCTTCACCAGGGCCGCCACGTGGTTTTGATCAGCGAGAACTTCGCGCGTGAGTACTGGGGGTCGGCGGCGGCGGCGATCGGCAAGCGCATCCGCGAGAACCCGGACCACGACTGGAGCGAGGTGATCGGCGTGGTCACGGATATTCGCCACGACGGCGCGGAGCGGCCGGCTCCCTCGACGGTCTACTGGCCGCAGCGGGGCAACCGATCGATGACCTTCATGCTCCGCGGGCCCCGCGCCGGCACCGACAGCTACGCGACGGAGATCCGCCGCGCCGTGGCCGCGGTGAGCGGCAGCCTGCCGGTCACCGGCACGCAGACCATGCAGGAGGTCTACGACAAGTCGATGGCGCGGACCGCTTTCACGTTGACGCTGCTCGCGCTGAGCGGCGGCATGGCGTTGCTGCTCGCCGCCGTTGGCATCTACGCGGTGATCGCCTACACCGTGTCGCAGCGAATGCGCGAGATCGGCATTCGTCTGGCGCTCGGCGCCCGGGAAGTGAGCCTCAAGCTGATGTTCGTCCGCAGCGGGCTGCTGTGGGGAGGCATCGGCGCCGCGGCCGGGCTGGCCGCCGCCGC is a genomic window of Vicinamibacterales bacterium containing:
- a CDS encoding ABC transporter permease — encoded protein: MFDLMRDLRYAARRLTRTPVFTLVTLLMLALGIGANTAIFSVVNTVLLEPLPYPEPDRLVGLWQTAPGVNIDSLNASIADYLTYREESKTLADVAIWNRNAYTVTGVAEPERVDAIMATHQLLPMLGVQPILGRAFTERDDQEGSPPVVMLGYGYWQRRFGGDPGAVGRRLTLDGTPLEIIGVLPQHFWLMDARHDLVVPVRIDRAKVHLAGYNFQGIGRLRPGVTLDALNADIARMIRVAFAKFPPPPGMSLKMLEDARLGPNARPLIDDLVGDLGKTLWVLMATIGIVLLIACANVANLMLVRTEGRAQELAVRAAIGAGRGRLAREMLVESLLLAVLGGAAGLALAAGAIKLVLSLSPARMPRFDLIAIGGTSVLFTVVLSVIAGLAFGAIPVLKRGRIGLAEALRSGGRNASAGRDRNITRNTLTIIQVALALVLLIGSGLMIRTFQSMRRVQPGFSNFGTLQTLRITIPDAAAPGDAKLLILQQTLIDRLAALPGTSGVGMINGLPMTGFMSQDPIFASDHAYTASAIPPLRRFIRTAPGTFQVMGTPLAAGREFDWTDLHQGRHVVLISENFAREYWGSAAAAIGKRIRENPDHDWSEVIGVVTDIRHDGAERPAPSTVYWPQRGNRSMTFMLRGPRAGTDSYATEIRRAVAAVSGSLPVTGTQTMQEVYDKSMARTAFTLTLLALSGGMALLLAAVGIYAVIAYTVSQRMREIGIRLALGAREVSLKLMFVRSGLLWGGIGAAAGLAAAAPLSQLMSALLFEVKPIDPLTYAVVAAGLLAATTLASYLPARRITRIHPTEALRSE